From Phragmites australis chromosome 5, lpPhrAust1.1, whole genome shotgun sequence, a single genomic window includes:
- the LOC133917976 gene encoding serine/threonine-protein kinase OXI1-like: MVSVAPTPQQLSLADLKALSVLGQCVRGVVFHVPVAAAAARDISTDAREEPGLSGGGDRHRRIWFECDVLLALCYPLLLSLRGVMATDAIVSFTIDRCPGGDLKSLQRRWQAETLFPDSVIRFYAVEMVLALEHLHGLGVVYRDLKPKNMLIPDSSHIMLIYFYVISEKEKKIKK; the protein is encoded by the exons ATGGTGAGCGTGGCGCCTACGCCGCAACAGCTAAGCCTGGCGGACCTCAAGGCCCTGTCCGTGCTCGGCCAATGCGTTAGGGGCGTGGTCTTCCACGTGCCTGTCGCCGCAGCTGCAGCCAGGGACATATCCACT GATGCGAGGGAGGAGCCCGGGCTCAGCGGCGGCGGGGATAGGCACCGGAGGATCTGGTTCGAGTGTGACGTGCTGCTCGCGCTCTGCTACCCGCTCCTCCTGTCCCTCCGTGGCGTCATGGCCACCGACGCCATCGTCAGCTTCACCATCGACCGATGCCCCGGAGGTGACCTCAAGTCCCTCCAACGTCGGTGGCAGGCTGAGACGTTGTTCCCCGACTCTGTCATCCggttctacgcagtggagatgGTGCTTGCCCTTGAGCACCTCCACGGCCTCGGCGTTGTGTACCGTGACCTCAAGCCGAAGAACATGCTCATCCCGGACTCAAGCCACATCATGCTCATCTATTTCTATGTAatatctgaaaaagaaaagaaaataaagaaatag